A segment of the Ochotona princeps isolate mOchPri1 chromosome 16, mOchPri1.hap1, whole genome shotgun sequence genome:
aacccCACAGTAAATGGGTGAGGGTGCCCCTGTCCCTGTCACCCTGTGGACACAGCCCAGGGGCAGCCACCTGCTGCACCCCCCTCCACCAGCCAGAGAGCAGGCCTGTgtgccaataaaactttactgAGGGACCTGAAACTGCCATTGCACACAACTGCAGTCATGAAACACTGCTCATCTCTCCAGACTTTTCCCCAGAGCTATTCTTAGCTGGTGAGCTAAGTTCAGCAGGAAGTGGGGGtggacctggctcctggccttggccagcCAGCCCCTCTGCTGCATGGCTGGAATTCCAGGGACAGCACAATGGAAACTTCCCGAGAAACCCAAGGCCACACCACCCGGGAGAGCTACTCCCAGATCCCAGAGTTCAGAGTAAACAGAAGTTTCCCTGGTGCTGGATGACTGCTATGCATTCAGAGTTTAACACATCTCAGgggatggcactgtggcacagccggtTAAGTCGCTGCCTGtgtccatatgagcactggttggagtcctgtctGTTCTacttaggatccagctccctgccagtgcacgtGGAAAAGGCAGcggttcaagtgcctgggcccctgccactcacctgggagactcagaattccaggcttctggctccaacctggctcccaggccctgccgtttaagtcatttagggagtgaactggcaaatggaagattctctcccccccccacccccgaaattcactctttcaaatagaaacattcgggcccagcagcgtggcctagcagctaaagtcctcaccatgaacaccccgggatcccatatgggcgccggttctaatcctggcagctccacttcccatccagctccctgcttgtggcctgggaaagcagtcgaggacggcccaaggcattgggaccctgcacccatgtgggagacccagaagaggttccaggttcccagcttcggatcggcgcacaccggccattgcggctcacttggtgagtgaatcatcggacggaagatcttcctctctgtctctcctcctctctgtatatctgactttgtaataaaaataaatctttaaaagaaaaaacaaaataaaaataaataaatcttttttaaaaaaatagacacattcatctttttaaaacaatgggTACAGCTGAAAGGCTAAACGGATCACTTCACAGTGGAACACAAGCTTCAGCGTGGGATGCCAAGCTGTGTACCTACTGTACTGCCCAtgcctgctggaccccagctcctCCAGCCTACCATCACCCCTCCACTACAGCAGGGATGCGCTCTGCAGGATGGACCACAACCTGGCTGGGGGGCCCCATCCATGGATGAAAACCTCAGTGAGAAGATTCTAGAAATGCAGTTATGTCAAGGATGCTATTCCCATGGTTACGACAAAGATGCTGCTGGGCACCTCCAGGCCTATGACCATCTTCATCCTGTCCACGGATTCATTGCTCTGGTCCCTGGGGAGAGCCTTTGTGGCTGATCTGCCTGACTACAGGATGGAGGCATGGGTCCCCAGAGAACCAGAGTGACTTGTGAACTACTAATGGCCACCTGGCCATCCGGCGGCTTGGGTTGGCGCTGTGATGTAGTAGGTACAATcgctacctgcagcactggcatcccatgcaagcaccagtttgagtcctggctgctccacgtccggtcaactccctgctaatgggcctagcaaggcagcagaagatggcccaagtgcttgggtacctcAGGAAGCTCTGGCCTCTTAGCTTTGAatcttcccagctctggccattgcagccacccgAGGAAGTAGTTGGtggatggaagggctctctcccttttatataattttttattaagatttttttttgaaaggcagatttacagaaagaaggataaacagaagggaaaggtcttccatctgctagttcactccccaagtaaccacaacagttggagctgagccaatctgaaccaggagcttcacctgggtctcccttatgggtgcagggtcccaaggttttggaccatcctcgactgctttcccaggccacaagcagggtgggtcagaagtggaccagcaagaaaaacaaacaaacaaacaaacaaagaagtggagcagttgggactagaatTGGTCCCCATATGGCGTGCTAGCACCACAAacagaggattaacttgttgagccaccatgccagtcacACAAATGTATTGttgtttttaagtaaaaaaaaattgaaaactagCTTCCAAAGCACCACCCTGCTCAGAACAGCCCAGTGCCATCCTGCCCTCTCTTTGGAGCTCCTAATTAAAGAGgctgaatgtttttaaagacattaTAATTGCAGAGTGCCATAGCCCCATTTACAGAATTGCTGGGACACCCAGGTAGACATTAACAAGGATCCAGGGGACACGGGCCCTGGCGGCCAGGATGCCCTGGCACCAACACCCAAAGAACAACACAGTAGACACGGTGATTTAAGCCAAACTCTCCCGCACAGGTGCTTTGctgggctgccagacaagccGCCCTCCACAGCTTTGCAGCAGTGAAAGCCACAGGAAGGATGCTGAGGGAGGCTGTTCCGCTGGGAGGTTACCAACCTGGcttgggctgcagcatccctgtGGAGCACCTGGCTctcactcctgcctcctgccaatGGGCCCCAAGATGATGCCAGGGCTGCCcggctcccagccttggctccaAAACCAGCCCTGGCAGGTactgaggagcgaaccagcaggtagctctctttcccttcctcttaaacacacacacacacacacacacacaattacagcATGATCATTAACCATACTGGAATTCAACCAGCAGCCAGCCATGAAAACGAATTCAGGAAATCTGTATCCACGTGTTGAAGAAGAAATCCAAGGAGAATTTAGAAAAATCCCTTAAGCTGAATAAAATGGAAACATGGCATATCAATATATAAAGCTATAAATGACTACTTTCGTtgcattgactggttcactcgtCAAATGCACAtgcctgccagggctgggggagatggagccgggagccagggaccccatctgggtctcccagggagacgtcagcagggagctggggtccggagtcagagccaggctgggcaccCGGCACGTGGGGATGGCCCGTGGGCCTCTCAGACACGAGGCTACACGCCCCCTGCCCCTTCCCGGTGTCCAGCAACTGTGTGAGCCTCTCGTATTCTCCCTTCAGTCTAGGCTTGGTTCATGTGTATCTactatagatttatttttcactgCACCTACCATGTGCTTGCTTTGTTCTCATCAGAGACTGAACTCCGGGTTTCACTGGGTTTTCTCTgtggattttattgtattttttttttctatctctgtgGATTTTCTCTTGCCTCTTCCACAGACTTCGTCCAGATCTCAGAGTTGGGCTGAGTCCTCCTCACCTTCCTCTAAGACAGCAGCTGAAGCTTCTGCCTTCAGGTCTTCCTAATCAGAAAGCAAACCTGTAAACTTCCCTCTAACTACTACCTCAGCCCCCACCTGCCCAGTGCACCCCCAGATGGCGACAACAGCCAGGTGAAACCAGaaactcaattaaaaaaattttttttcattataaggGAAAGTAATGACCAGGTTTAAACCAATAAGTGAAGGGCTTTGATGAAACAAAGACATCCCTAGAAAGCCACAAATCACCCCAAGCTGactcaggaagaaatagaaaagatcgGCAAAAGTGTAACAAGAGTAGAAAAGGAATGAGGAGGGCCTGGCATGCTGGCTCAGGGGCTAATTCCTTGCTTTCCTGtgagggatcccatatggattctgttttatgtcctgcctgctccacttcccatccagctccctgcttgtggcctgagaaagcagtcaaggacggcccaaggccttgggaccctgtacatgtgtgggagacccggaaggggctcctggctcctagctttggatcagctcagtccggccattgcagccaattggagagtgaacctatgGATAgcgccctctctctccccttctctctatggatctgcctttccaataaaataaatagatcataaatatataaaatataaatattatacttGAAAATACAATATGTAAATGAGTatctataaatgtaaatatataataaaaataacaaataaatagatcttaaaaggcggagggagaagccaggacacgagccagcatccatgtgggattccgTTGGTGATCTGATCCACTATCCCACGGCACCAGTCCCCACACACGATCTTAATAGGTGTACAACAGATGAAGACTTGTCGAGGAGTAACAAGTGACAGTGTGGAGTTTTCATTACCAAACTCATCTTTTCCTGAACAGTTTGAGAATAAGTCACCCCACCATGCTATCCTTTCCTCTTCAAACACCCGAGTGCTTTCCCGCCAAGAGATACAGTCTCCCACAATCCGACAGACACAGGACATCAGGCAACTGACACGGCCATCTAACCCGAGACCCCAGCTGCCACTCAGCAGGGGCGCTGGGAGGGAACGTGTCCCTCTGTTAATTTAGCTAATCGACAAACCCTCcgctgctggtccattctcccaAGGCCCAGAGCACTGTGCCTGggcagggcagaagccaggagctccctcctgcAGGTCAGGCACCTCGTGGGCGACCGTGCATCAGCCCTGCCTTCCGAGAtcagctttagcaggaagctgtggagCCAGGAATTACATCCAGGCTCTAAACCCCAGCGCACAACGGCCTGAACCGCTAAGCTCAACACTCATCACTTGTAAGCTTTTCAAAGTGGTGCCAAATACTTAACAGAGGAATTAGGAAATACAGgttgttggtttttttccccctagaggCCCCACTCAGGGAGGAGAGCTGACCACACCACAGTCCACCTTCTCCACAGCCGGGCAGCAAGGGACAAGTCAGGAGAGCGCGAGAACCAGGTGACCCAGCCTGGGAGGTCAGTGTAGGGAGGAGAGTCAGGGAGCCACCAGCCATGGCCAGGGCGGCGACTCCAACGGCGGCCACCAGGGGGAGACTGCCGCCTGCTGTTTTGAGTCCACGCCCAAACCaggagatgctgcagcctgggtgTTGCTCCAGACCCACACCCAAGGCAGTCTGACCAAGGTGGCCCAAGGGTGGACGCCAAAGGGGTGCGAAGTGGCGCACACAGGGGCAAAGCCAGGGTGCATCACAGTCCCAGCCTGGGAACCCCACGAAATAGTGAAGTGTCATGACCCCAGAGTCCCAGGGCGGCAGGGATGCCCGGCAGCACCCAGGGCCTTGATGGTTGAGGTGGTCAGGTGAGTCGCGCGGAGGATCCCGCATGTTCCTCAGAGCCCGGCCTGGGTTGTGCGATTGAGGACTTGTCAGCGCAGGGATCAGCACTGCAACCGAGAGAACACGTTGCCCACCGAACCACTTGGACATCACCAGGGCTGAGGGACCATGGGGTGGCAAGGAGGAGATAGACAGGGGGAACGGGCCCAGGGACGCTCCACCACGTGGGACAAGGCACCAGGAAGAAGGGGGCTCACCGGGACTGGGTGATGTCCATGGCAGGGGGCACCTGGGGAGGGCTGAGCGGCTCAGCCTCCAGGAGGCCGGCAGATCAACCCCAAATCAGGTTCCAGACTCCACAAACCCAGGGGGCCCAGCAGGCAAGCCCTGCTCTACTAGAGCCCCCAAACCACAAGGGAATCTCGCAAATGAGGTGCAGGTGCCCACGCGCCCCAATCCGGCAACGGACACACTGCAGGGGACTCACCTCTCGGCCGAGACCAAAACCTTCAACATACGAagggacacaaacacacacggacACAATTGTCCCCGGTTTACATTTTATTCGCCGCCCTGGCAGCTCCAGCCACACCCGAGTCCGCTCAGAACACGCACACCGAGGTCAGCTCCACGTCCCCGGCCACCTCGAGCTGGCGCACGCTGGCCGGCGACACGCGGTGGCGGAAGTGGTGGTACTGCGAGTCCCCGACCACGGCCTGCgggacagggcagggctgggacccGCGCAGCGACCCTCGGGGCCCcggggaggtggaggggggatTCACTGGACCCTCAGAGCCTCGGCTTCCGCGGCAGGAATGCGGGGCGACTCTGCGCCCCACCCTCGCCGCGGGCTTCTCGTGAGCGCCGGGGAGGGCAGCTAAGGGGGCACCCGCAGCGTACCGATCCCCTGACCCCCATCAGCCTGGACGCCACCTCCAGCCCATCGGGTCCTCCTCAGGTGGCCGCGCCCAGGGAGCCTTGCAGTCCACAGCTGCGTTCCCGCCCCCCGCTGGACACCCACCCTGGGGACCCAGGCTCTCCTCTCCTTGGTCCCCGCCCTGCACTGCCCGTCGCCTGGGGGAGCTCTGCGGGACACCCGGTCCCcccacaccagcagcagcagcagcagcagcagcagcgccacaCCTTGTAGCCGTCACCCGTGACGATGAGCAGCAGCTCGAAGGGCTGTCCGCGCCGGAAGGGCAGCCCCGGGCCGCGCTCCTCCTTGCCCCAGGCGCCCTGCGCCAGGTTGTTGAAGACCACCTCGGAAGTGTCCAGCCGCGGGTTCAAGTGCAGCGCCGCGTCGGCGCCCTGCTCCTCACTGCACAGCAGATTCACGTGGAACCTGCCAGcggccagggcggggccaggtCAGCCACCCCAGCGAAGCCTGCGACCccgggctggggggctgggggtctCCCCACTTCCAGGGCACTCTCAGGTGCCAGGGCAGTGTTACCCTTGGCACACaccagggctgctggctgggcacctcgcctccaggatgctgggagTTTGTCAAGGGGTACCAACGCCTGGGGGCCTGACGTCCCCACACCCTAAATTCCCAGGATGGTTTGATGAGGTCTGCAGAACCCAGGTTGCCCTTGGGATTCAGGGCTGCTCCCCTCATCTCACAGACTCTGGGAACCAGGACACAGGGAACCATGCTGCCCACATCCCAGAGTCTTAGGGAGAGGGGCCCTGCTGGGCTGCCAAGGGGGAGGAGGCCTCTGGGCTGGTCTTGGAAGAGCAGGAAGGGCCTGGTCTGCTAAGACCCTGGGGGCAGGGATGATTCCAGGGTCCCTTCTCCACCCAGGAGCAACAGGGTTCAGTGGAGCCTGGTGACCCCCAACTGGCCCTTGGGAGGCTCGGGTCTCACCTGCCAGCCTTGTCAGGGACGACACCCCGAATCCTGAGCACATTGCCTGCCTGGACGCCCTCGGGCAGGGAGGTCTTGTGGGGGACGCTCTGCCAGGGGGGAGATGGGCCAGGTCACCAGCGAGACCGGGGGGGCGGGCAGGGGGCCAGGGGGCCGGGGAAGAGAGGGGCACGTAGGAAGggtgagagacagaagggaaggggGAGGCTGGGGGAGACAAGGGAGGCCCCTCGGAGAGTGCCCCACAAGACCACAGCACGGAGCAGGGGacacccaggctgggcagggtccaGCTGAGACCACAGCCCACATGGGCTCCCAGTGCCCTCCCAGCCAGGCTCTCCCCAGACCCCAGACCTCAGGGCTGTCCAGACCCTCTAATGCCCCCCACTCCACCCTGCACACTCACAGAGCTTCCTGACATGGTGGAGCCGGGTGTGGACAGTGGCAGTGGAGGCCGCGAGATGGCTGGGGGCCTTAAGTACAGCAGAGTGGGGCTGGTCCCCGTGACTCAGCccgccctccccaccctccacccacgCCTGGCACAGACCCTGGCCCTGGGGCAAGGCGGGCACAGCTGCTGCgctgccacctgctgggtccTGCTGCTTCCTCCACAAGGATCTGGGCCCCACATGCCTGGGGGCTCACAGCACTGGAGCCCCCTCGCGCTGCCGCCACACTGAGAAGTATCCTTCCAGCAAGGGCAGGAGCCAGCTCTACCACCCTTCCACCCTTCCACAGGGTCCTCCAGCTCTGTGAGGCCCAGGCAGCTTGGGACCCATGGATCAGCGGGGCCACTGCCCCAGgaccctctcccagccctgcccagggcctAGGACACATGCCTGCAGTGCCTCTTGGTGTGTCTGTACTGTCCCTACCTCCATCACCAGCTCCCGTGGGGTTCAGCACCAGGGGCCCGGCTCAAAGGGCCCTGCGGGTAGTGGACACTCACTCGGGTAATCGGGTAATCGGGGGCTCAGTCAGATGGAAACAACCCTGACTGTGTCCAGGAGCTGCCCGACTGGTCCTTGTGTTCACCCCGCCCCACAGCCTGGGCACTCAtcagcccattttacagatagtgCAAAGTTTGGCTTCAGTGTGACATGCCCAGTTCTGCACCTGCAGTGTGAGTCCTGGGTCCTGCCTCTGGTTCCCTATCAAGAACCCCTGCTGTCCTCTCTGCCAAGGGGTAGAGTGGGGTGAGGTgcagctcgtgtgtgtgtgtgtgtgtgtcctggcacCCACCTCTGCTCTAGGCAAGAATGGAGACAGAGTGGGGGACCTGCTGCCCAACCCCCACTCCAAGGTTGCAGAGCCCCCAAAGTAGAAAGAGAATTCCAGGAGGTGGGAGTGGAAGGAGCTGAAGGATGTTTCTGGAAGATGGTGAGGGTAGAGTAGGGGAACTGAGCAGACACTGCTCCCAGCTGCGCCCCCATTGCAGGATCCAAGCCCCTCAACCCAGCTCAGAGCCCCATTCCTGCCccacccagcaggtggcagtgcctGGGGCAGCTCCATGCTGGGAGTGGGAAGTTGGGGTGGAGACTATAGGTAGGCCTGATTTGCCCTCCATGCCAAGACCTCCCAGAGCCCTGCTCCCTCAGCAGGTGCAGACCTGTGTtgtggggagcagagctggtCGGGGGCAAGGTGCCTGTCTCGTGCAAGCACCCCCATACTGTGTGGAATAGCTGGGTTCTGGGAGCTGGGGCCCCTCCCTCTTCCCACAGAACTGTCAGTCACTCAGGAGCTCCGCCCCCTCCCACCCACTCCCGTCCTGATTGCACTACCCAAGTCTCCACTagcagccacctgcaggctcTGGCTTGTCTCTGGGACCCGCCAGATGATTCCAGACCATTTCTTATCAGTGAGCAGTGGGTTCTGTTCTGGGAACCATGGCTGTTGCACCCTGAGGGACTCGCTCTGCCTGGTGCTGTGAGCAGGTGACGGCACTGCTAAGCTCAGGGACGCATGGGCACTTCTGCATTCCTGAGCCACTCGCTAATGCCCTATTTCTAAATGCACTATTCGGAGCAAACGCCCTTTCAGCGAAAGGTGCAGAAATGAGTGCATGCGACGccctccccactctccctccctgGGCACGGACCACATAGCAACCCCTGCGCCCACGAGGCCACTGCCACCCTGAAGAGTCTGGAAGCACGGCCTTCCGCTCACCATGACCAGGTGGCAGCCTTGCCGAAAATCCTGAAGTGGAAAAGCACCAACTCATGAGGCAACCTCCACGGGGAAACTTTTCCTAAACTTTTATACAGCTGCCAATTCACACTGTTCTGTTTATTATtcatattatttctttgaaaggcagagtaggcAGACatggacagagatctcccatacGCTAGTTCACCTTCCAAATGCTGGCAGTacgcagggctgcaccaggctgaaaccaggagcctggagccccctcAGCATCTCCCATGCAGTGGCAAAGACCCAAGAGCTCGAGCctttccctgctgcctgcctgggtctGCATGGAAGCCAGAGGCAGCTGGGAAGGGAAGGAGTCGCTCCAGCACGGGACGCGAGTGTCTTCACGCGCACTGTGGTGGTTGGGCCAAACATCCATTGTTGGTTTTCTTTGTAATACAGTGTAACATATGTAACAcaaaactttttaagattttatttatttttattggaaagtcagatatacaaagaggaggagagacagaaaggaagatctgtcgtccactgatttactcctgcaacggccggagctgcactgatctgaagccaggaacttcttctgggtctcccatgtggttgcagggtcccaaggctttgggccacccttaactgctttcccagactacaagcagggagatagatgggaagtggggcagctggacaagaactggcacccacatggaatcctggtgcttgtaggaggattagtcaactgagtcACTGCGCCAGCCCCAGAgcttattattttcaaatgtatgGCTCAGACACAGGCACTTGGTATAGCATGTCAGGCCAGCATGTGATGCCCAGCTCTCACATCCGAGCATctgggttctaatccctgctCTGTTGCCTAATGCAGTTTCCTACCAATGCACACCCTAGGGGGCAATACAGGATGTTCTAAgcagctgggtgcctgccacccacatgggagacccagatggagttccgggcttCTGTCTTCCATGTGGTACAGCCTCAGGTGCTTGGCCAAGCAGTGAAGCCTCCCACATTGGGCCGGTCCTATGGCACAGCACATTCAATATTCAGTGTCTGAGCTCCTGTTTCAGTCCTGCCGTGTGGCTTTCCATCTGGCTCCTGCTAACACTCCCGCGAAGGCAACGGAAAtcggcccaagtgcttaggtgcCTTCTACCCTTGGAGTTCCGGTCTCCCAGCTTCCATCAGGCCTTGtaccggctattgcagccatttggaaagtgaaccaggagacggaagatcttttttttttttttttaatttttatttgtgtgagtgtgttttgggagatctctttcttggCTGCTCTGCCTTTTCCAGTCAATAAATCcttaggaagctcctgggtcctctcTGGGAGTGCTCGGGCTCAGTTGCCAgctccccatccagcctcctgccgtgtagacagcaggcagcagataatggctcaaggacCATGGGAGGCTAGGATTCAGTCCATGGGGACACAAGGAGTGTGTGGCcatgcctcctctgggtcttccatgtgggtacagggtccccaaagctttgggttttcctccactgctttcccaggccacaagcagggagtaggatgggaagtggagcaaccgggatacaaactgatgcccatatggaatcctagtgcatgcaagacaGGGACTTTTAGcccttaggctactgtgccagggccaataattagtatttttttttaaagattttatta
Coding sequences within it:
- the LOC101521827 gene encoding galectin-7; amino-acid sequence: MAWPGLSAASLERDGSVPHKTSLPEGVQAGNVLRIRGVVPDKAGRFHVNLLCSEEQGADAALHLNPRLDTSEVVFNNLAQGAWGKEERGPGLPFRRGQPFELLLIVTGDGYKAVVGDSQYHHFRHRVSPASVRQLEVAGDVELTSVCVF